From the genome of Miscanthus floridulus cultivar M001 chromosome 10, ASM1932011v1, whole genome shotgun sequence, one region includes:
- the LOC136488406 gene encoding uncharacterized protein: MQAQDAEDNTGRLSEFIALAEAGLQAEEDDDAFFTQAGERWAWVRPKIQAGGGAADNSGGARRARDARGYARRVRLDGRGRHAGGGRRQDGARPAVEGGKAGRDQGRRWRARRGRRRKVAEAARRAWRPTTGNSAAREAAQRYSTPRRGAGRGGGLGLRAWARWWARRGGGGAAGAVVGAGVGAGAARRGTARERAMARWRGGGVGAGACAAVARARAAASTAVLG; the protein is encoded by the exons atgcaGGCACAGGACGCTGAGgacaacactggcagactgagcgagttcatcgctctagcagaggcgggcttacaggcggaggaggatgacgatgcgttcttcactcag GCCGGCGAACgatgggcgtgggtcaggccgaagatccaggccggcggtggcgcggcagacaacagcggtggcgcgcggcgggcgcgggatgcCAGGGGCTACGCGCGGCGAGTtcggctcgacgggcgcgggaggcatGCCGGCGGTGGACGGCGGCAAGATGGGGCGAGGCCagcggtggagggcggcaaggcgggcCGCGATCAAGGCCGACGGTGGAGggcgaggcgaggacggcggCGGAAGGTGGCGGAGGCAGCGCGGCGCGCGTGGCGGCCAACCACGGGCAATAGCGCGGCGCGGGAGGCGGCGCAGCGCTACAGCACGCCGAGGCGCGGCGCGGGGCGAGGGGGCGGCCTCGGGTTGCGCGCGTGGGCACGGTGgtgggcgcggcgcggcggcggtggcgcggcgggGGCGGTGGTGGGCGCGGGCGTGGGAGCAGGCGCGGCTCGGCGCGGCACGGCGCGGGAGCGGGCGAtggcgcggtggcgcggcgggGGCGTGGGTGCGGGCGCGTgcgcggcggtggcgcgggcaAGGGCGGCGGCGTCAACGGCAGTGCTCGGCTAG